One Solanum lycopersicum chromosome 4, SLM_r2.1 DNA window includes the following coding sequences:
- the LOC138347928 gene encoding uncharacterized protein, protein MDPLKYFFQKAIPNGKLAKWKMLLSEFDIVYVTQKEIKAQALDNHLTENRVDEEYEMLKTYFHNEEVSFVGEDISEIYPGWILFFDGAAYHQGKGIGAILVSKSGQHYPIAAKLQFSSTNNMVEYEACILGLKMAINMNVHKLLVIGDLDLLILQVQGEWTVKNPKIKPYVQYVQRLCKRFHKIEFRHTPRTHNELSDALATIASMIKHPDTDYIDPLDIELKEHPVHCSHVEAEPDGLTWRTPDLGLLRCVDAAKVAKLIEQIHAGVCETHMNGLTLARKIL, encoded by the exons ATGGAtccattgaaatattttttccaaaaggcGATACCGAACGGAAAGTTAGCTAAGTGGAAGATGTTGTTGAGTGAATTCGatattgtgtatgtgactcagaagGAGATAAAGGCTCAGGCCTTAGATAATCATCTTACAGAAAATCGtgttgatgaagagtatgaaaTGCTCAAGACTTATTTTCATAATGAAGAAGTATcgtttgtgggtgaagatatttcgGAAATATATCCAGGATGGatattattctttgatggagcaGCATATCACCAAGGTAAAGGTATTGGAGCGATATTAGTGTCAAAATCTGGTCAACACTATCCCATAGCAGCTAAGCTACAATTTAGTAGCACGAACAACATGGTTGAATATGAAGCTTGTATTCTTGGACTGAAAATGGCCATCAACATGAATGTCCATAAGTTGTTGGTTATCGGAGATTTAGATTTGTTGATTCTTCAGGTTCAAGGAGAGTGGACCGTGAAGAACCCAAAGATTAAACCTTACGTTCAGTATGTACAGAGGTTGTGCAAACGATTTCATAAGATCGAAttcagacatactcccagaaCACATAATGAGTTGTCcgatgctcttgccaccatcgcttcaatGATCAAACATCCAGATACTGATTATATTGATCCTCTGGATATAGAGCTAAAagaacatccagtccattgttcGCACGTTGAAGCAGAACCAGATGGTTTGACATG gaggactccagatttgggtcttcTCAGATGTGTCGATGCTGCTAAAGTTGCGAAACTTATTGAACAAatacatgctggagtttgtGAAACACATATGAATGGTCTCACTTTGGCAAGAAAGATCCTTTGA